From a region of the Butyrivibrio sp. AE3004 genome:
- a CDS encoding ATP synthase F0 subunit B, protein MLSISIMNIVYTVINLLILYVVFRLFLFRRVDEILQKRREEIDHATDEAVRKEKEAEALKESYVKKLNDAGKECDELIAKSKKDGYDEYDRIITDAKEKAEQIIIEAKHNAQIEAQREKDAYVSELTDLVVHAANKIAVSKHDEETDKELYNKFIFEAIEKSE, encoded by the coding sequence GTGTTAAGTATCAGCATTATGAACATCGTATATACTGTGATCAATCTTTTGATCTTATATGTGGTGTTCAGATTATTTTTATTTAGAAGAGTAGATGAGATTCTTCAGAAAAGAAGAGAAGAAATTGATCATGCTACAGATGAAGCTGTCCGCAAGGAAAAGGAAGCGGAAGCTTTGAAAGAAAGCTATGTTAAAAAGCTTAATGATGCAGGCAAGGAATGCGATGAACTTATCGCAAAGTCAAAAAAAGACGGTTACGATGAATATGATCGCATTATTACGGATGCTAAGGAAAAGGCTGAACAGATTATTATTGAGGCAAAGCACAATGCTCAGATAGAAGCACAACGTGAAAAAGATGCATATGTTTCAGAGCTTACAGACCTTGTTGTTCATGCCGCTAATAAGATTGCCGTATCAAAGCATGATGAAGAAACAGACAAAGAGCTTTACAATAAGTTCATTTTTGAGGCTATTGAAAAGAGCGAATAA
- the atpD gene encoding F0F1 ATP synthase subunit beta, giving the protein MSNEGKILQVMGPVVDVLFENGNLPYINDSLKVKVGDKKGIMEVAQHIGDNVVRCIMLTASEGLAKDMPVYQTGGPISVPVGRKNLGRLFNVLGDTIDGGPDLEGEKHWSIHREPPRLEDMSPVAEILETGIKVIDLLAPYAKGGKIGLFGGAGVGKTVLIQELIQNIATEHGGYSIFTGVGERSREGNDLWTEMKESGVIEKTALVFGQMNEPPGARMRVAETGLTMAEYFRDRERQDVLLFIDNIFRFVQAGSEVSSLLGRMPSAVGYQPTLATDLGKLQERIASTTTGSVTSVQAVYVPADDLTDPAPATTFAHLDATTVLSRKIVEQGIYPAVDPLESSSRILEADVVGEEHYMVATKVQEMLQKYKELQDIIAILGMDELGEEDKLTVYRARKIQRFLSQPFHVAENFTGVKGVYVPLKETIKGFKMIIEGKMDSYPEGAFFNVGTIDEVVEKAKKLEGNTNE; this is encoded by the coding sequence GTGAGTAATGAAGGTAAAATCCTGCAGGTCATGGGACCTGTAGTAGACGTCTTATTTGAAAATGGCAATTTGCCATATATAAATGATTCACTGAAGGTCAAGGTTGGCGATAAGAAGGGCATAATGGAAGTCGCACAACACATTGGAGATAACGTTGTAAGATGCATTATGTTAACAGCAAGTGAAGGCTTGGCCAAAGACATGCCTGTATATCAGACAGGAGGACCTATAAGCGTTCCTGTCGGCAGAAAAAATCTGGGAAGGCTTTTTAATGTTCTCGGAGATACTATAGATGGCGGACCTGACCTTGAAGGTGAAAAGCACTGGTCTATACACAGAGAGCCGCCTAGGCTTGAGGATATGAGTCCTGTAGCTGAGATTCTTGAAACAGGAATAAAGGTTATAGATCTGCTTGCACCGTATGCCAAGGGAGGAAAAATTGGCCTGTTTGGTGGCGCCGGTGTAGGTAAAACTGTCCTGATTCAGGAGCTTATACAGAATATTGCTACCGAACACGGTGGTTATTCAATATTTACCGGTGTAGGTGAGCGCTCTCGTGAAGGCAATGATCTTTGGACTGAAATGAAGGAGTCCGGGGTTATTGAAAAAACCGCACTTGTTTTCGGACAGATGAATGAACCTCCGGGAGCACGTATGAGGGTTGCCGAAACAGGACTTACAATGGCTGAATACTTCCGAGACAGGGAAAGACAGGACGTACTTTTATTTATTGATAATATTTTCCGTTTTGTTCAGGCAGGTTCAGAGGTTTCTTCACTTCTTGGGCGTATGCCTTCTGCGGTAGGTTATCAGCCTACACTTGCAACAGATCTTGGTAAACTCCAGGAGCGAATCGCTTCAACGACGACAGGATCAGTAACATCGGTTCAGGCGGTATATGTTCCTGCTGATGACCTTACAGACCCGGCTCCTGCTACAACATTTGCACATTTGGATGCAACAACTGTTCTTTCACGTAAGATTGTTGAGCAAGGTATTTACCCTGCAGTCGATCCTCTTGAGTCATCAAGCCGCATTCTTGAAGCAGACGTGGTCGGTGAGGAACACTATATGGTTGCTACCAAGGTTCAGGAAATGCTTCAGAAATATAAGGAGTTGCAGGATATCATTGCAATTCTTGGTATGGATGAATTGGGCGAGGAGGATAAGCTTACTGTTTATCGTGCTCGTAAGATACAAAGATTCCTTTCACAGCCTTTCCATGTTGCTGAGAATTTCACTGGTGTGAAAGGAGTTTATGTTCCGCTTAAAGAAACTATTAAAGGCTTTAAGATGATCATTGAAGGAAAAATGGATAGCTATCCTGAAGGAGCTTTCTTTAATGTTGGAACAATTGATGAAGTAGTTGAGAAGGCTAAAAAACTTGAGGGAAATACCAACGAGTAA
- a CDS encoding Ig-like domain-containing protein, with product MKKVIGENLGKLMLALLAASFFLTVFYSYPAINVNASENEICEFEYPTGDMPDAPMPEVTEIELEVSEDDDLNLQSLNAYVPEVSTGPHYENLDDTEKRMYKAVMAASKHVYDYGSKTEFTDPYVYPIDLDATDKNPYTQQQYQVMLRAVRYDHPELVQLTLAGIRVFNIVTTNKITGKKTYGCYFFLRSMVPEYDQSSFDKMEEEIRQAKAEFLSDSTITGAKGTLEKELAIHDKLINSVTYDKECQNYGTTFHIGHTVYGALINNKAVCDGYAQAYAYLLDGINVNAFTIAGYTKADNAGNHAWNIVMLGGQWYEVDATWDDATFSKKHNDEFKYEVKHAYYHLTTETISKYKRTITGDGTWTINSQRNRRGDFNNFPKATGTKYSFDNVKNIIKSKKDFDTVPVTELSLNSTELTVKKGDSGSLKYSYKPSNATDKNFTWISSDTDVITVDGEGNYKAIGSGYSKITLMTPDAKIKSSCVIKSTDENGKIPTSDIELSISHLRAAYGQKGTISYKLYPENADNVKVNWSCSDDNIIKLKDMGEKGVEYEIVGFGICKITAETADTHLTEFCVIDNPIKTCNISFDLNGGEGTLSSVSRKTGEVYGTLPLDLTRKDYEFDGWYHEIVGGEEVKNDSLVVSWYDHVLYAHWKKIQPEPVEEKGNTKEQENSKNSGNNDQTKVSDQNNTDPVAVEIVKTDEDILPKDRLIFSGKKCFYITPADEATVFQITGKKGKSDTVGDEISYNGRAYKITGINNGLFKNDRKLKSITLGKNIRTIGDLAFYGCKNLKKITIYADSLEKIGKNSFKGIKKDAKILIKCRDKKNYKKTVKMLKRAGAKHASFKYKRG from the coding sequence ATGAAAAAAGTAATAGGGGAAAATTTGGGTAAATTGATGCTGGCATTATTAGCAGCATCATTTTTTTTGACGGTTTTTTATAGCTATCCTGCTATAAACGTTAATGCAAGCGAAAATGAAATTTGCGAATTTGAGTATCCGACAGGTGATATGCCTGATGCACCAATGCCTGAGGTTACAGAAATTGAGCTTGAAGTATCAGAAGATGATGATTTAAATTTACAGTCGCTTAATGCATATGTTCCTGAGGTTTCAACAGGCCCTCACTATGAAAATCTTGATGATACGGAAAAGAGAATGTACAAGGCTGTAATGGCAGCCAGTAAGCATGTATATGACTATGGATCAAAAACTGAGTTTACAGATCCATATGTATATCCGATTGATCTTGATGCGACAGATAAAAATCCATATACACAACAGCAGTATCAGGTTATGCTCAGAGCTGTAAGATATGATCATCCCGAACTTGTTCAGCTGACACTTGCGGGAATTCGTGTTTTTAATATTGTTACCACAAACAAAATAACAGGTAAAAAAACATATGGCTGCTACTTTTTCTTAAGATCCATGGTACCTGAATATGATCAGTCTTCTTTTGACAAAATGGAAGAAGAAATAAGACAGGCTAAAGCAGAATTCCTTTCGGATTCTACAATAACCGGTGCTAAAGGAACTCTTGAAAAAGAACTGGCTATTCACGACAAACTGATAAATAGTGTTACCTATGATAAGGAATGTCAGAATTACGGTACGACATTTCATATAGGACATACTGTTTACGGAGCTCTTATAAATAATAAAGCAGTATGTGATGGCTATGCGCAGGCGTATGCTTATCTGCTGGATGGAATAAATGTGAATGCATTTACTATTGCAGGATATACAAAAGCTGATAATGCCGGAAATCATGCATGGAATATTGTAATGCTTGGAGGTCAGTGGTATGAGGTTGATGCCACATGGGATGATGCTACGTTTTCCAAAAAGCATAACGATGAGTTTAAGTATGAAGTAAAGCATGCATATTATCATCTTACTACAGAAACAATTTCAAAATATAAACGTACTATAACAGGGGATGGTACCTGGACAATAAATTCACAGAGAAACAGAAGAGGAGATTTTAATAATTTTCCTAAAGCAACAGGCACAAAATATTCCTTTGATAATGTAAAAAATATTATCAAGTCCAAAAAAGATTTTGATACTGTTCCTGTAACAGAGCTTTCGCTTAACTCTACAGAGCTCACTGTAAAAAAAGGAGATAGCGGTTCTTTAAAATATTCTTATAAACCTTCTAATGCTACAGATAAAAACTTTACATGGATAAGTTCTGATACGGATGTAATCACTGTTGATGGAGAAGGAAATTACAAAGCAATCGGATCAGGGTATTCAAAGATAACTCTTATGACACCTGACGCTAAGATAAAATCCTCCTGTGTCATTAAGAGTACGGATGAAAATGGTAAAATACCGACTTCTGATATTGAATTATCAATTTCTCATTTAAGAGCTGCTTACGGACAAAAAGGAACTATCAGTTACAAGCTTTATCCTGAAAATGCTGATAATGTCAAAGTAAACTGGAGCTGCTCGGATGATAATATAATAAAGCTTAAGGATATGGGAGAAAAAGGCGTTGAATATGAGATTGTTGGATTTGGTATTTGTAAAATAACTGCAGAAACCGCTGATACTCATTTGACTGAATTTTGTGTTATTGATAATCCGATTAAAACCTGTAATATCAGCTTTGATCTAAATGGCGGAGAAGGCACATTATCTTCCGTATCAAGAAAGACCGGTGAAGTATACGGGACACTTCCTTTGGACCTTACCCGTAAAGATTATGAATTTGACGGATGGTATCATGAGATTGTAGGTGGTGAAGAAGTAAAAAATGATTCACTTGTTGTTAGCTGGTATGATCATGTTTTATATGCTCATTGGAAGAAAATACAACCTGAGCCTGTAGAAGAAAAAGGTAATACAAAGGAACAGGAAAATAGCAAAAACTCAGGCAATAATGATCAGACTAAGGTAAGTGATCAGAATAACACTGATCCGGTTGCTGTAGAAATTGTTAAGACTGATGAGGATATACTTCCAAAGGACAGACTTATTTTCTCCGGTAAAAAGTGTTTTTATATAACGCCTGCTGATGAAGCCACTGTTTTTCAAATTACAGGTAAAAAGGGTAAATCAGATACAGTTGGAGATGAAATATCATACAACGGAAGAGCTTACAAAATAACCGGAATAAACAATGGCTTATTTAAAAATGACAGGAAATTAAAAAGCATAACGCTTGGAAAGAATATCAGAACTATAGGTGATTTGGCATTTTATGGATGCAAAAATCTGAAAAAAATAACGATATATGCTGATAGCCTTGAGAAAATAGGGAAGAATTCTTTTAAAGGAATAAAAAAGGATGCTAAAATTTTAATAAAATGCAGAGATAAGAAAAATTATAAAAAGACCGTAAAGATGTTGAAACGCGCAGGCGCAAAGCATGCTTCTTTCAAATATAAGCGAGGCTAA
- the atpE gene encoding ATP synthase F0 subunit C, with protein MSLTALGAGIAAFTGLGAGIGIGVATAKAVDAVARQPEADGKIMKLLLLGCALAEATAIYGFVVAIMILFT; from the coding sequence ATGAGTTTAACAGCGCTTGGTGCAGGAATTGCAGCATTTACAGGGTTAGGAGCAGGTATAGGTATCGGTGTGGCTACAGCTAAGGCAGTTGATGCCGTAGCACGTCAGCCCGAAGCTGACGGTAAGATAATGAAGCTATTGCTTCTTGGTTGTGCCCTTGCTGAGGCGACAGCTATTTACGGCTTCGTTGTTGCAATTATGATCCTGTTTACCTGA
- a CDS encoding F0F1 ATP synthase subunit A, whose protein sequence is MDIGGLLEELLLEDKVMIHFDFMNGFFDINKSVVVTWGVIIVITLFLMFLTNNMKVHDIGTKQLLAEMIVDGLRSITGGMLGEEGYMYRDYMAAVLVFIGASNLVGLFGFTPATMDLNVTLALALTSIVLVEAAGIIHKGFGKWLKSFAQPMAIVTPMNILELAIRPLSLCMRLFGNVIGATVIMELLKMVVPVAIPAAFSVYFDIFDGLIQAYVFVFLTSLYIKEAIE, encoded by the coding sequence ATGGACATTGGAGGATTATTAGAAGAGCTGTTATTAGAGGATAAAGTGATGATACACTTTGACTTTATGAACGGCTTTTTTGATATTAATAAGTCAGTTGTAGTTACCTGGGGTGTGATAATAGTAATTACATTATTTTTGATGTTTCTTACCAATAATATGAAAGTGCATGACATTGGTACGAAACAGCTCCTGGCTGAGATGATAGTGGATGGACTTCGTAGTATAACAGGCGGCATGCTTGGCGAAGAAGGTTATATGTACAGGGACTATATGGCTGCTGTACTTGTATTTATCGGTGCATCCAATCTGGTGGGATTATTTGGATTTACACCTGCAACCATGGATCTTAATGTGACATTAGCGCTTGCACTGACAAGTATTGTCCTTGTTGAAGCAGCAGGGATCATTCACAAAGGATTCGGCAAATGGCTAAAGTCATTTGCACAGCCTATGGCTATTGTCACACCTATGAATATTTTGGAGCTTGCCATCAGGCCTCTTTCACTATGCATGCGTCTTTTTGGTAATGTAATCGGAGCTACCGTTATTATGGAACTTTTGAAAATGGTAGTACCGGTAGCTATACCGGCAGCATTCAGTGTTTACTTTGATATATTTGATGGTCTGATACAGGCATATGTATTTGTGTTTCTTACATCTCTCTACATAAAAGAGGCGATAGAATAA
- the atpG gene encoding ATP synthase F1 subunit gamma, whose protein sequence is MANIKEIRDRISSIRDTMKITNAMYMISSNKLRKAKKQLVETEPYFYALQAMIARVSRHIPDDVEDIFLKTTDDIPFNARAKGYLVLTSDKGLAGAFNHNVVKTAEKHIRENNNLVNYKLYVVGEFGRHYFSSLGFKIEENFRYTAQNPNLDRSRDIASIIIDDYTNGVIDEVYVVYTSMKNSLSSEVKMEKILPLDIIETARNRYRIIDAYNEEFIFHPSPKAILDNIVPNFINGFIYGALVETFCSEQNSRMMAMDNANKNATSMISELTKQYNRQRQAAITQEITEVASGAKALRRAKAAKAAKAKKAAK, encoded by the coding sequence GTGGCAAATATAAAGGAAATTCGTGACCGAATTAGCAGTATTCGCGACACAATGAAAATTACAAATGCGATGTACATGATTTCATCCAATAAGCTTAGAAAGGCAAAAAAGCAGCTTGTTGAGACGGAGCCATACTTTTATGCCCTTCAGGCTATGATCGCGAGAGTTTCAAGGCATATTCCTGATGATGTTGAAGATATTTTCCTGAAAACCACGGATGATATACCGTTTAATGCCAGAGCAAAAGGATATCTTGTCCTGACTTCGGATAAAGGGCTTGCCGGTGCTTTTAATCATAATGTTGTAAAAACTGCCGAAAAGCATATAAGGGAAAATAATAATCTTGTGAATTACAAATTATATGTTGTAGGTGAATTCGGAAGACATTATTTTTCAAGCCTTGGTTTTAAAATTGAGGAAAATTTCAGGTATACTGCTCAGAATCCGAATTTGGACAGATCGAGAGACATTGCTTCAATAATTATTGATGATTATACCAATGGTGTTATTGATGAGGTATACGTTGTTTACACATCCATGAAAAATTCATTGTCAAGTGAAGTGAAGATGGAGAAGATACTTCCTCTGGATATCATAGAAACTGCACGAAACAGATATAGAATTATTGATGCATACAACGAAGAATTTATATTCCATCCAAGTCCGAAAGCAATTTTGGATAACATTGTTCCTAATTTTATAAATGGATTCATTTATGGAGCATTGGTTGAAACCTTCTGCTCTGAACAGAATTCAAGAATGATGGCGATGGACAACGCAAACAAAAATGCGACTTCTATGATAAGCGAACTTACTAAGCAGTACAACAGGCAAAGGCAGGCAGCAATTACCCAGGAGATTACTGAAGTAGCAAGTGGCGCTAAAGCACTAAGAAGGGCTAAAGCAGCAAAAGCAGCAAAAGCAAAGAAGGCTGCTAAATAA
- a CDS encoding HlyD family efflux transporter periplasmic adaptor subunit, which produces MKSYFRELIAGGVAAICVIGGGIAYYAYPDTVIVDNVVKSSISSSIVEVGQIEADKAITVYAPASGKITNVCHKVNDVVAKNEVLAKYDLNSFVTDAQIASVNTNYYEDGYNAAVTDNNANIEKLKSIGKSVEELKTQYADLEKNRETITVTQHERNTEVKSATQELEESIRKMQDKLDNVASTGESANNDYQEMKKKVDEAQADVNDMKNKIIAVKDEIDAYQEEIDNCEKDSEDYNRLFNLIQDDSEELETLNSDIESKKETVDGLQEQLEEIEGIKTDAENKAAEIKSDIDQNIDALSELPVEELTPEDFAVYTEITNQLSLLEKEWERSLDEKTRAQDKIVNESHLKQLEDSIELAKIEMNKANIQLDAGKKGVESSVDGTVIERLIDDGALVEEGTPLFVVQPSTGYKVSVMVSRFDIDGVVLGQPAQINMGKKTYEGSVAAISPIATEDENGKPRVKVDIEINDKAAKPTIGLEADVTIVAKGNKDALCVPENAVYTDDQGDCVYVYDNNKVKRKSVEKGKSGNGYTEIKCGLEEGDTVIVSDVSENDIGKKVKAKKSSHK; this is translated from the coding sequence ATGAAAAGTTATTTTAGGGAACTGATTGCCGGCGGAGTTGCGGCTATCTGTGTTATTGGTGGTGGAATTGCTTATTATGCATATCCGGATACAGTGATTGTTGATAATGTTGTTAAATCATCTATTAGTTCAAGTATCGTTGAAGTCGGACAAATTGAAGCTGATAAGGCGATTACTGTCTATGCACCTGCCTCAGGGAAAATCACAAATGTTTGTCATAAAGTAAATGATGTTGTTGCTAAAAATGAAGTGCTGGCAAAATACGATCTTAACTCCTTTGTTACAGATGCACAGATTGCTTCTGTTAATACCAATTATTACGAGGATGGTTATAATGCGGCAGTTACAGATAATAACGCCAACATTGAAAAGCTTAAATCCATTGGCAAAAGTGTTGAGGAATTAAAAACACAGTATGCAGATCTCGAGAAGAACAGAGAGACAATTACTGTAACGCAGCATGAGAGAAACACGGAAGTAAAAAGTGCTACACAGGAATTGGAAGAGTCCATAAGAAAAATGCAGGACAAGCTTGATAATGTTGCGTCCACAGGAGAATCTGCCAATAATGATTATCAGGAAATGAAAAAGAAGGTCGATGAGGCACAGGCAGATGTTAACGATATGAAAAATAAAATTATCGCAGTAAAGGATGAGATTGATGCTTATCAGGAAGAAATTGACAACTGCGAAAAGGACTCAGAGGACTATAATCGTTTATTTAATCTGATACAGGATGACAGTGAAGAATTAGAGACATTAAATAGTGATATTGAATCTAAAAAAGAAACTGTTGACGGTCTTCAGGAACAACTTGAAGAAATTGAAGGTATAAAAACAGACGCTGAAAATAAGGCTGCAGAGATAAAAAGCGATATTGATCAGAATATAGATGCCCTTTCAGAACTTCCTGTAGAAGAACTTACACCTGAAGATTTTGCTGTATATACAGAAATTACAAATCAATTAAGTCTCCTTGAGAAGGAATGGGAACGTAGTCTTGATGAGAAAACAAGGGCTCAGGATAAAATTGTTAATGAATCTCATCTTAAGCAGCTCGAGGATTCGATTGAACTTGCAAAAATTGAAATGAATAAGGCCAACATCCAGTTGGATGCCGGTAAAAAGGGCGTTGAGTCAAGTGTTGACGGAACTGTGATTGAGAGACTTATTGATGATGGGGCTCTTGTTGAAGAAGGAACACCATTATTTGTGGTACAGCCTTCAACGGGTTACAAGGTTTCTGTTATGGTTTCACGTTTTGATATTGATGGAGTAGTGCTTGGGCAGCCTGCACAGATAAATATGGGCAAGAAAACATATGAGGGTAGTGTAGCTGCTATTTCTCCCATTGCTACAGAAGATGAAAACGGAAAGCCCAGAGTTAAGGTTGATATTGAAATCAACGATAAGGCAGCTAAGCCGACAATTGGACTAGAAGCCGATGTGACAATTGTTGCCAAAGGCAATAAGGATGCTCTTTGCGTTCCTGAAAATGCTGTATATACAGATGATCAAGGCGATTGCGTTTATGTGTATGATAACAATAAGGTAAAAAGAAAGAGCGTAGAGAAAGGAAAAAGCGGCAACGGATATACCGAGATTAAATGCGGTCTTGAAGAAGGAGATACTGTAATTGTTTCCGATGTTTCCGAGAATGATATTGGAAAAAAGGTCAAGGCTAAAAAATCAAGCCACAAGTAA
- a CDS encoding HAD-IIA family hydrolase: MRKNLSLENDYKKLDECELFLLDMDGTLYLGDNVFEGAVDFIHTLEKHNKKYIYLTNNSSRSGNDYIKRLKGFGFPCERENIYTSGMATAEYLRRNCSDRYIYVVGTKPFYDEIVAAGLKAFNAAIYDSEEFDSIRVSLDEKENIPVVCVGFDTELVYRDLDLAVHFLRKDADFIAANPDWVCPMPKGEVLPDCGSICALLTASSGKEPVYIGKPNRNMVDIISKMTGVENEHICCVGDRLYTDIAVAQNAGAVSVCVLTGEADEEMISKMETKPGYTLDDIWELACIIDGSF; the protein is encoded by the coding sequence ATGAGAAAGAACTTATCTTTAGAAAACGATTATAAAAAGCTTGATGAATGTGAACTGTTTCTTCTTGATATGGATGGTACATTATATCTGGGAGATAATGTCTTTGAAGGCGCGGTAGATTTTATACATACACTTGAAAAGCACAACAAAAAGTATATATATTTAACAAATAATTCTTCAAGATCAGGCAATGACTATATTAAAAGGCTAAAAGGATTTGGGTTTCCCTGTGAGCGTGAAAATATTTATACTTCTGGGATGGCTACCGCAGAGTACCTTAGAAGGAATTGTTCCGACAGATATATATATGTTGTTGGAACAAAACCTTTTTATGATGAAATTGTAGCTGCGGGACTTAAAGCTTTTAATGCTGCCATTTATGACTCTGAGGAATTTGACAGTATTCGCGTAAGTCTTGATGAAAAAGAAAATATTCCTGTCGTATGTGTTGGTTTTGATACGGAGCTGGTATACAGGGATTTGGATCTGGCAGTACATTTTTTAAGAAAAGATGCGGACTTTATTGCTGCTAATCCGGATTGGGTTTGCCCTATGCCAAAGGGAGAGGTCCTTCCCGATTGCGGAAGTATATGTGCTCTGCTTACAGCGTCATCTGGTAAGGAACCTGTATATATCGGAAAACCTAACAGAAATATGGTAGATATTATTTCTAAAATGACGGGTGTTGAAAATGAACATATATGCTGTGTGGGTGACAGACTATATACTGACATTGCTGTTGCACAGAATGCAGGTGCGGTTTCTGTCTGCGTGCTTACAGGAGAGGCTGATGAAGAAATGATTTCCAAAATGGAAACTAAACCCGGTTATACTCTTGACGATATATGGGAGCTTGCATGTATAATAGATGGGTCGTTTTAA
- the atpA gene encoding F0F1 ATP synthase subunit alpha, whose protein sequence is MVNDNKARLRYSSVAPNEGQAEQIKKTLAKKFNNPDLELEIVHDPKVGGGFIVNYGNFEYDWSDDGRTRQLKELIELTKKRQNTSAENLVSIIRDRVNNFDLKAEGKEVGKTIWVGDGIANVVGIDHAFYGEIVRFEDGTKGMVQDIRDDHIGVILFGSDEGIREGSRCVRTYKQAGIPVGEAFVGRVIDALGNPIDGKEEIKTDVYRPVEEPAPGIVERRSVNEPLETGILSIDTMFPIGRGQRELIIGDRQTGKTSIAMDAILNQKGKDVICVYVAIGQKASTIAKLINTLREAGAMEYSIIVASTASDSAPLQYIAPYAGTAMAEYFMLMGKDVLIVYDDLSKHAVAYRALSLLLERSPGREAYPGDVFYLHSRLLERSSKLSSDLGGGSITALPIIETQAGDVSAYIPTNVISITDGQIFLESDLFFEGMRPAVNVGLSVSRVGSAAQTKAMKKAAGSIRIDLAQYREMAVFTQFASDLDETTKNQLRHGSVLMELLKQPLGKPYSMHEQVILLVCANGNKLDFVPVNQVRDYKDRLLKFFEENRQDIVEDLEKSKDLSESTKKDILEAADQFERINNDRLKDEIKKKRKVLTLD, encoded by the coding sequence ATGGTAAACGATAATAAGGCAAGACTTCGATATTCCTCTGTTGCACCAAATGAAGGACAAGCGGAGCAAATAAAGAAAACACTTGCGAAGAAGTTTAACAATCCGGACCTTGAGCTTGAAATTGTCCACGACCCTAAGGTTGGCGGTGGATTTATTGTTAATTACGGTAATTTTGAGTATGACTGGAGTGATGATGGTCGTACCAGGCAGCTCAAGGAACTAATAGAACTTACAAAAAAGAGACAGAATACAAGTGCTGAAAACCTTGTTTCCATCATTAGAGACAGGGTAAATAATTTTGACCTTAAAGCAGAAGGCAAAGAGGTTGGAAAAACCATCTGGGTAGGCGACGGTATTGCGAATGTGGTCGGTATAGATCATGCATTTTACGGTGAGATAGTGCGCTTTGAAGATGGAACAAAAGGAATGGTACAGGATATTCGTGACGATCATATCGGTGTCATCCTTTTTGGAAGTGATGAAGGAATCCGGGAAGGAAGCAGATGCGTAAGAACCTATAAGCAGGCAGGAATACCTGTTGGAGAGGCTTTTGTAGGAAGAGTTATAGATGCGCTCGGCAATCCTATTGACGGAAAAGAAGAAATAAAGACAGATGTTTACAGACCTGTCGAAGAGCCGGCTCCGGGTATTGTTGAGAGACGTTCCGTAAATGAACCGCTTGAAACCGGTATTTTGTCTATTGATACCATGTTCCCGATAGGCAGAGGACAACGAGAACTTATCATCGGAGACAGGCAGACCGGTAAAACATCAATTGCCATGGATGCCATTCTTAACCAGAAGGGCAAGGATGTTATATGTGTTTATGTGGCTATCGGCCAGAAAGCAAGCACAATAGCAAAGCTCATAAACACCTTGAGAGAAGCAGGTGCTATGGAATATTCCATTATTGTGGCTTCAACCGCTTCTGACAGTGCGCCTTTGCAATATATTGCTCCTTATGCCGGAACTGCTATGGCAGAATATTTTATGCTTATGGGTAAGGATGTACTTATAGTTTATGATGATTTATCAAAGCATGCGGTAGCATACAGAGCATTATCGCTTTTGCTTGAGAGATCACCCGGACGAGAAGCTTATCCAGGAGATGTATTTTATCTTCATTCGAGACTTCTTGAGAGATCAAGTAAGCTTTCCAGTGATCTTGGCGGTGGTTCTATTACAGCGCTTCCTATCATCGAGACTCAGGCGGGGGATGTATCTGCATACATTCCTACAAATGTTATTTCAATTACAGACGGACAGATATTCCTTGAATCCGACTTGTTCTTTGAAGGTATGAGGCCGGCTGTTAACGTAGGACTTTCAGTATCACGTGTTGGAAGTGCTGCTCAGACTAAAGCTATGAAGAAGGCTGCGGGAAGCATACGTATTGACCTTGCTCAATATAGAGAAATGGCTGTATTTACTCAGTTTGCATCAGATCTTGATGAAACTACAAAGAATCAGCTCCGTCACGGAAGCGTTCTTATGGAGCTTTTAAAACAGCCGCTCGGAAAACCGTATTCAATGCATGAGCAGGTTATTCTTCTGGTATGTGCAAACGGTAACAAGCTTGATTTTGTTCCTGTTAATCAGGTTAGGGATTATAAGGACAGACTTCTTAAATTCTTTGAAGAGAACAGACAGGATATAGTTGAAGATCTGGAAAAATCTAAGGATCTTTCCGAAAGTACAAAAAAGGATATTCTTGAAGCGGCGGATCAGTTTGAGAGAATTAACAATGATCGCTTGAAGGACGAGATAAAAAAGAAGAGAAAAGTATTAACTTTGGATTAA